The DNA window TTAGGGGGGGGGCccgttctgggggggggggcgtgggggggcgCGCGGGCGGCCCTTCAGCCTCCTCCCGCCCCCAGGCCGTGTGTGTCACAGACGTGTCCCCGAAGCTGCGGAGCTGCGAGCGGCTCCCCGACGGCCGCGCCACCTTCCAGTGCCAGGCGGACGTCTTCCTGTCGCTGCGCGCGGCCGACTGTCGCAGCGCCTGAGCCCCGACCGCGCGCCCGGACCTCGCTTGGCCCTCGCTGCCCAGCGCCCAGCGCGGGCACCCCAGCGCCTCCTTCCACCCCCGCTCTGAAAGGCTCCCCGAATAAACGAGAAGCGCAGCCGGCCTCTGAGTGGCGcgggcagggtgggcagggcccCGCCGGTCCCCAGACCCCAACTCTGCTGCCAGACGCTcccagcgccccccaccccccgcaggtCTCTCAGGCCACTAGCCTCTCCCGGAACAGCCTGCACAGACGCACCCCAAGCCCCCGCTGTCTCCCCGCCTTTGTCCACACAGCTCCGGGGTCCCCCAGTGTCCTCCAGGAGCCAGTTCCAGGTTTGCCCTCATAGCCTCCTCCGACCACCCCACCAGGTGGCCCTCCTGCCCGGGAGAGTCCCACTCTGGGCCTGCCTTGCTTCCGGGCTTTCCTGAGGACAAACTCTTCCTTACTGGAGAGGCAGCTCCTCGGGTCACTCCTTTCTTGAGATCCCCTCAAAACACCTCAGAGTACTAGGCACAGGGCAGTGAATCCATCTGTTGAAGGAATGAGTGACGAGGCCAGGGCGGGATTGGGGGGGCAGCTAGACATGCAGTTCCAGGGTGAGAAGGGGCTGCTCACAGGCTGGACACCGAGAGGCCGGGGGCTCTGCATTCACCTCTCCCCTGACCCACAGCCAAGCAGGTGGTCCCCACAGCCGTGAGCGCCAAGGCGTGGCTGTGAGGGACCACGACTCCGCAGCAGCGGCCCCTTCTGCTCCACGCTCAGGCTTAATTCCCTCCTTTACTTGTCAGAATCTGGGTTCATTCCCGCCCCCGGCCCACTGAGGCTGACCTTGAGTTCCCTTCAGAGCTGGCTTCCAGGGGGCAGGAAGGCGAAATGAAGCCCAGAGCTTGTCTTGGGGTGTCCCCCACCCATGGGGTGTGGCTGGCCAGCTGGGCCTCAGGGAGGCCAGGGGACTGGCCCTCCATTCAGAGGCtatcgggggggggggtcccacaATCCCACTGCGCCTGAATGGACGTGTCTCCGGGGGCACTGACTTCCTGGACCCCCAGGATCTGGGCCTCCGCCAACCGTGTCCCAGAGGGCTCTCTGGCTGCCGCAGTCCCCAGCTTAGAGGGGTTGCTCCCGGGTCCTCCCCCATCCGAGTCAATGCAGGACTGGCTGGTCCCTCCTCGCCCCCCTGCTCAGGGGTCCAGGAGTCTGAAGTGTGGGGAAGCCCAACACCACCACGCCCCTGAAGCTGGGGGCCCAGATGGGGTGGGGGTCTAGGCAGGGCCCCGTGCCTCTCACAACTTATACCCCAACTTGGACAGGGAGGCAAGGAAAGCTGGTGCCGGCTGCTCAGCCGGGAGGGTGACATGAGCTTTCACGGTCACTTCCCTTCCGTTTCCCGCACGGGGTTCTAAGTTAGGCCTCGTGAGTGGTTACGTcggaaggaagaaaaggacaggCCGACCGATGAGAGGAAAAGGATGCCAGCTCTCCCCTTCTATGGGGCCAGGCTACAGGTGCCGGGCCTCACCTGGATCAGTAGCTGAAGGACGGATGCCCTTCTGGGGTAAGGGGCCGAAAAGACACCATCACAGTCCTCGCCTTtgaacaaaaccaaccaaactaTTGCCCTCACCCCATCCAAAACAAAGAGGTGACCAGGGTCAGCAGCCTGCAGCTGCTGGGCTGCTCCCAGCGGGCCCTGACTTGGAGACGCTGAGATTCTTTGGACCCAGTCAGGGAGCCTGAGCCAACTCCTTCCTGGATGCATGGCCCCGCGCAGAACCACGGGAGCCAGCCTCCCACTGGCCTGTGACAGACTCCGGGGCCAAGCACCCACTGGGCTCTTGCCCCTGGGAGGCAGCCTGAGGAGTCTGGGGTTCCTAAACTGGGGGATGCCTTGCTGCCAGGCTGCCTGCTTCCCCCCGGGCCCCCACCGTGTGGATggtgctggggagcagggccAAGAGCCGGACACAGAATACCTCCGACCGGGTTTATTTGGTTGTACACCAGCCAGTCAGATACAAAATCGAGAACAGTCTGTGGGGAGAGCAGCAAGGCTGGCCCGGGAAGTGGGGGGCACGGTGCCCAAGAGCCAGGCCCAGGGCACCAGGGAGCCCACACGGGAGGCGGCATGGTCTGTGCCCTGAGGAGGAAAGGGGGTGCCCCCTTCAGGTCACTGCTCCCCTGAAGCTGGCTTCCAACAAGGCCGGGAAGGCAGAAAGTGCCAGGCGGTAGGGGTGTCCTGGGTCTGCAGGGgcttggcgggggcgggggagagcaGAAGCTGGGCCTTCACCAGCACACAGGGTGGCGCCCCTCTGGCTGAAGGTGCCCGCTGCTCATCCCGCCCACTGGGCTGCTCCCCCGTGCTGGTGCGGAGGGGGCAGCATCCTCCGAGAGCAGGCCAGGTAGAGAGGAAGCACTGCAGCTTTGTTAAAAACCGTGGGAACCAATCTCTCAAGGTgtgggaagcagggcagggagggggctggcccGTGGGCACGCTCGTGACCTCCCTCTGCTCAGAAGTCACAGTCGCTCTCCCTCTCACGCTGTACCTCCTGCCGCCTCCTGGCCTCCAGGAAAGCCAGCTCCTTGGCCTCTTTCTTCTGGTTCCGGGCCTCGTACTCTAGCCTGGGGGCCGGGCTGTGGTGAGCTGTGTGCCCAGGCCTGGGTCCTCAGTGGCTGTCTGCGCCCCACCGGGCCCAGCCAGGACCTCTCCCTCACCTGTTCTTGATGATGCGCTGGACGATGAGGTCCGTGGTAAGGTCACTCCCGCTGTCGATCTGACAGAAGATGCCCCTTCTCTTAGGCTCCTGGAGGCCAGAGGGTAGGGAGAGGCGATGAGGGCCCTCCTCTGGACGCCGAGGAGACTGCCCAGCTGCCTGGGCCTGGAGGGTCCTCACCCGAGGAGGACCAGGACACCGGTATGGTTACTCCCGCTGCTTAGCAACCCACCTCCTCATCCCGGGAGGCCACTTGGCAGTTACCCCCCAGCCAAGCTCCCAGACAGGCACTGTGAGcccggggggtggagggggcaggaggctggggacaTCACACACAACCACCTCGTGTCCAGCAAGGGCCCAGCACGACCCACCTGGTAAGGATCTGAGCCGTCCTTGTCAGGCACGATTTCCGTCTTCCCGTGACATACCAGGTCCACCTGGGGAGGGAACGGGGGTCAGGGAGCCCGGCGCCCTGCACTCAGAGGGCCCTCCCTGGGACCTGGCCCACTAGGGGCCTCACCTTGAAGTGGTCCAGGAGCTCTGCTGTGACCGCATAGGGGGCCCCGATCACCACTTCTGACACATACTATGGGAACAGGGAACACAGGTGGTTAGCTAGGACCCAGCTAGGTcggagggtggtgggagagggcgCTCGATGGTAAGGAAGCAgggactgggggggaggggggcagcatgGTGGGGCTGGCTGGCCGGAAGCTCGAGGCTCCTGGATGCCCTCACTGCTCCCTCGTCCCCACCAGCTTGGGCAGGAGACCCCACCCAGCACAGCCGCCTCGGCACATACCCGGCAAGCCAGCACGCTCAGGGTCCGCTCGTGCAGGTTCATGATGGGGTAGTTCTTCCCCTTGTAGTGGTTGACCTCCTAGAGCCAGAGTGAACTCAGGTGAGCAGGCAGCCTCGGGCAGGTGGGGGCTGGAATCTCCCCCACAGCCCCTCATGGGTGCCCGCTAGTGTGGGGAAGCCCCAGTCCCCAGGAAGAGGCCCCGGTGTGTCTCCTCTGTCTCTATCAGCACCCCAAGCCTCACCCCTGTGGGCCACCTGCACCCAACCTCaaccccaggagcccctcaaggGCCCCCACACCCTATCAGCCGGCCAGGGAGCGAGACCTGGTCAAAGTGCAAGCCGGCGATGACGTATGGCCTCTCTGCCAGGCCGTGCACCTTCTCCAGGAAGTCCACGTGGCCGATGTCTGTGCCCAGGTTAAGAAGCAAGTAACAGGGAAAGGAGCAGCTGCCCGCAGGACCAGGGGCTCCAGCAGGTTCCCTCGAGCTCCGCCTCAGTCTGGGGGCCGTCCCACGACGCAGAGGTGCACACAGGGCCAGGGCGGGGGCCACCCTCCCACTTGGTCCCAGAGGATACGGAACAGGTCGAAGGCGCCGGCCACGTAGATGACCGTCTCCCCTGGCTGAGGTTCCTTCCCAGAAGCAAACTGGATGATCTTCTGAGACGTCTGCAGAAACTGCGATACCCCTGTCCAGGGGTTCCGCCCCCCAGGGCACTGGAAGCCGAGAGCGCTCTGGTCAGTGACTGATGCCTTGCAGGCACGTCCTTGACCTGCTCCCCCCCCACAGCCCCTCTCCTGCGGCCAGGGCTGCCTGCACCCGCCTGGCTGGCTGGGAGCAGGAATGGGGGCCACGGCCCAGAACGCCAGACCCCCAGCTGCAGCCTGCCAGCGCCCCCGGTCACGTGTGTGCTCTCAGCAGGCACACGCCTCCGGCAGGACACCGTGCGCTAGCCAGCAGGGCCCCGTCCACACCAGGGCCAGGCTGGAGAAGACCCCGGTGACCAGTGGGACGCGTGGCTCCGCTCTGCGGCCACAGTGGGCACTGTGCAGCCAACAGCACTGGGGCCGGACAACGGGCCCAGCAGTGGACACTGCCCTTGTGGGGACCCAGCGCCCTGAGCCACCCTCTGGTCACCTGGGACAGTGTCTCCCTGGCGGGTGTCAGGTGAGGGGGCTACAAAGGGAGAGAGGGCCAGGCCGCCTGATTAGAGACCACCGGCTCAAAGGCGGTCCTTGCTCCTCCTCCGGGGCCAGTACCCAGGCGGTGCCTGGAAGGCAGGGAGCTCGGTGGGCGTCCCAGCCAGCCCCAGGGGCAGCCTGGGGGCATCAGACACTGGCCTGGCTAGTATGGCAGCACTCACCTTACCAAAGCTGTCTGCATATTCCCGGTACTCAGAGGATATCTCCTGAACAGAAGGATGGGGGACGTTGAGGAGCCTCGCCCCCCAGACATGGTCAACCCCAGGGCCTCAAAACTTGCCGTCCTGGAGCCCACAGAGAGACAAGGACGGGGCAGATCGGGTGCTCCCCCGCTCCCAGCAGTGTCCTCAGCCCTGGGACCTCGGGGATCCcgcccccgtccccccccccagACTCACGTGACCGCTGTGATGGGCCTTGGTCACCAGCAACATGCGGCCCACGAGGTCCGTGGTGGACACGCCCTGGGTGCGCTGGCACTCtctggggacagaggtggggtCAGGGCTCGCATCCTGGACATGCtccaaagtccccacctccagCTCACCCCACCTGAGGGCGGCCCTGCTGCGGCCCAGCCCCCTGCCGTGCTGTGTGCGGACCAGGCAGCTCCGGGCGGCTCTCAGGCCGCGACAGAAAACCAGGACCAGGAGCGCAGGGAAGGCCACTACGCTTTCATCCACTGAAGGAAATGACAGAGCAGAAGTGTTGCTGAGCCCCAAGTGTgcagggctgggtgggcaggTCCCTGCCGCACCCATGTCCGGCAAGGCCAGGGGAACCAGGCTGTGCTGCTGGGGCAGAAGCCGCCGGCCACCAGGGCTTTCTGAGTTAGGATAACGAAAATAAACCTgcgggcgcctggggggctcagatggttaagcgtctgccttcggctcgggtcatgatcccagggtcctgggatcgagtcccgcatcgggctccctgctccttgggagcctgcttctccctctgcctctctctcacgaataaataaaaattaaaaaaaaaaaaaagaaaataaaccccCTCCCCGGCCACAGCCCCCGTTCTTACTGCTGGCCAGCCACCCTGTGACTACACGGGACCATACGGGACGGTGCGGGTCTACGACACTCGAAGCCCCACTGGGCAGCATGCCACCCTGTTCCGGTCCTGGCCATTTTCCTCGCAGGCAGAAAGAGCCTGGGGGGAGCTTCGAGCCCCGTTCCTGATAAGGTGGGACCCTCACGGGACTCACCTGTACCTCCCAGCCTGCTTCACTTCCTCGTAGGTGTCACGGCCATCTACGGTCAGTGTGATGTCATCTAAGGAGCAACACACGTGTGAGCGTAAGGATTCTCAACCCAGACCACGTGGGCCTACAGGACCCTCAACCCTCATCCCAGGCTGGCCCCGGTGTGCACACACTCTTTCTGGGAAAGGACCCGAGGCCTTCTCAGATCCTCGAAAGGCTCGGTGCTGCTCCCCAAATGTGAGGAGGCCCCAGCACCCCGGCTGCCCTCCGGCCCGCCCAGAGGCCCCGGCActctgggccccagccccacccactcACTGCCATGGACACAGAAGTCGCAGCTGTACTTGTCCAGTGTCTCCAGCGTGGTAACATAGGGAGCCGCCGGCACCACCTCGTCTACCCACTTGATGGCCTGCACCATCTTGTACCTCTCCTCCTGAGTGAACACCGGGGGCCCCTTGTGCTTGGAGA is part of the Neomonachus schauinslandi unplaced genomic scaffold, ASM220157v2 HiC_scaffold_1436, whole genome shotgun sequence genome and encodes:
- the PCYT2 gene encoding ethanolamine-phosphate cytidylyltransferase isoform X4, yielding MVHYGHSNQLRQARAMGDYLIVGVHTDEEISKHKGPPVFTQEERYKMVQAIKWVDEVVPAAPYVTTLETLDKYSCDFCVHGNDITLTVDGRDTYEEVKQAGRYRECQRTQGVSTTDLVGRMLLVTKAHHSGHEISSEYREYADSFGKCPGGRNPWTGVSQFLQTSQKIIQFASGKEPQPGETVIYVAGAFDLFHIGHVDFLEKVHGLAERPYVIAGLHFDQEVNHYKGKNYPIMNLHERTLSVLACRYVSEVVIGAPYAVTAELLDHFKEPKRRGIFCQIDSGSDLTTDLIVQRIIKNRLEYEARNQKKEAKELAFLEARRRQEVQRERESDCDF
- the PCYT2 gene encoding ethanolamine-phosphate cytidylyltransferase isoform X3, with translation MVHYGHSNQLRQARAMGDYLIVGVHTDDDITLTVDGRDTYEEVKQAGRYRECQRTQGVSTTDLVGRMLLVTKAHHSGHEISSEYREYADSFGKCPGGRNPWTGVSQFLQTSQKIIQFASGKEPQPGETVIYVAGAFDLFHIGHVDFLEKVHGLAERPYVIAGLHFDQEVNHYKGKNYPIMNLHERTLSVLACRYVSEVVIGAPYAVTAELLDHFKVDLVCHGKTEIVPDKDGSDPYQEPKRRGIFCQIDSGSDLTTDLIVQRIIKNRLEYEARNQKKEAKELAFLEARRRQEVQRERESDCDF
- the PCYT2 gene encoding ethanolamine-phosphate cytidylyltransferase isoform X2, whose protein sequence is MVHYGHSNQLRQARAMGDYLIVGVHTDEEISKHKGPPVFTQEERYKMVQAIKWVDEVVPAAPYVTTLETLDKYSCDFCVHGNDITLTVDGRDTYEEVKQAGRYRECQRTQGVSTTDLVGRMLLVTKAHHSGHEISSEYREYADSFGKCPGGRNPWTGVSQFLQTSQKIIQFASGKEPQPGETVIYVAGAFDLFHIGHVDFLEKVHGLAERPYVIAGLHFDQEVNHYKGKNYPIMNLHERTLSVLACRYVSEVVIGAPYAVTAELLDHFKVDLVCHGKTEIVPDKDGSDPYQEPKRRGIFCQIDSGSDLTTDLIVQRIIKNRLEYEARNQKKEAKELAFLEARRRQEVQRERESDCDF
- the PCYT2 gene encoding ethanolamine-phosphate cytidylyltransferase isoform X1; this encodes MVHYGHSNQLRQARAMGDYLIVGVHTDEEISKHKGPPVFTQEERYKMVQAIKWVDEVVPAAPYVTTLETLDKYSCDFCVHGNDITLTVDGRDTYEEVKQAGRYRECQRTQGVSTTDLVGRMLLVTKAHHSGHEISSEYREYADSFGKPPHLTPARETLSQSALGFQCPGGRNPWTGVSQFLQTSQKIIQFASGKEPQPGETVIYVAGAFDLFHIGHVDFLEKVHGLAERPYVIAGLHFDQEVNHYKGKNYPIMNLHERTLSVLACRYVSEVVIGAPYAVTAELLDHFKVDLVCHGKTEIVPDKDGSDPYQEPKRRGIFCQIDSGSDLTTDLIVQRIIKNRLEYEARNQKKEAKELAFLEARRRQEVQRERESDCDF